One Rhinolophus sinicus isolate RSC01 linkage group LG06, ASM3656204v1, whole genome shotgun sequence DNA window includes the following coding sequences:
- the NAA40 gene encoding N-alpha-acetyltransferase 40, whose translation MGRKSSKAKEKKQKRLEERAAMDAVCAKVDAANRLGDPLEAFPVFKKYDRNGLNVSIECKRVSGLEPATVDWAFDLTKTNMQTMYEQSEWGWKDREKREEMTDDRAWYLIAWENKSVPVAFSHFRFDVECGDEVLYCYEVQLESKVRRKGLGKFLIQILQLMANSTQMKKVMLTVFKHNHGAYQFFREALQFEIDDSSPSMSGCCGEDCSYEILSRRTKFGDSQHSHAGGHCGGCCH comes from the exons ATGGGG AGGAAGTCAAGCAAAGCAAAGGAGAAGAAGCAGAAGCGGTTGGAGGAGCGAGCAGCCATGGATGCTGTCTGTGCCAAAGTGGATGCCGCCAACAGG CTTGGAGACCCTTTAGAGGCTTTCCCAGTGTTCAAGAAATACGATCGAAATGG gCTGAACGTCTCCATTGAATGTAAGCGAGTGTCTGGACTGGAGCCAGCCACCGTGGATTGGGCCTTCGACCTGACCAAAACCAACATGCAGACCAT GTATGAGCAAAGCGAGTGGGGCTGGAAGGACCGAGAGAAACGGGAGGAAATGACAGATGACCGAGCCTGGTACCTCATTGCTTGGGAGAACAAGTCGGTCCCGGTGGCATTTTCTCACTTCCGGTTTGATGTGGAGTGCGGGGATGAAGTCCTGTACTG CTACGAAGTGCAGTTGGAAAGCAAGGTGCGGCGGAAAGGCCTGGGGAAGTTCCTCATACAGATCCTGCAGCTCATGGCCAATAG cacacagatgaagaaagttATGTTGACGGTATTTAAGCACAATCATGGCGCCTACCAGTTCTTCAGAGAAGCGCTGCA ATTTGAGATCGACGACTCTTCCCCCAGCATGTCTGGGTGCTGCGGGGAGGATTGTTCCTACGAGATTCTGAGCCGGAGGACCAAGTTCGGGGATAGTCAGCACTCGCATGCGGGCGGGCACTGTGGTGGCTGCTGCCACTGA
- the COX8A gene encoding cytochrome c oxidase subunit 8A, mitochondrial: protein MSVLTPMLLRGLTGPARRVMVPRSQLHSKPPREQLGTMDIAIGLTSCFLCILVPSGWVLSHLESYKKRE, encoded by the exons ATGTCTGTGCTGACGCCGATGCTGCTGAGGGGCCTGACTGGCCCGGCCCGGCGGGTCATGGTGCCGCGTTCCCAGCTCCATTCCAAGCCGCCGCGGGAGCAGCTCGGAACCATG GATATCGCCATTGGGCTcacctcctgcttcctgtgtatcCTTGTGCCGTCGGGCTGGGTCCTGTCTCACCTGGAGAGCTACAAGAAGCGGGAGTGA